The Deltaproteobacteria bacterium genome window below encodes:
- a CDS encoding zinc-dependent alcohol dehydrogenase family protein encodes MRLGRAAPIETGPLVLADLEPPEPGPDELLVRVEVCGVCRTDLHVVEGDLPARRASVTPGHQAVGRVERLGPGVMAPGVGARVGVAWLHRACGACRFCARGDENLCLEPRFTGWDVDGGYAELVVAPAAFVYELPETLPAAQAAPLLCAGIIGYRAFRRSRAGPGARLGLFGFGASAHITIQVARHAGCEVYVFSRGGPDDPRAALARQLGASWVGDSFAAPPAPLDAAILFAPAGGLVPAALERLDRGGTLAVAGIHLSDVPVLDYQRHLFQERTLTSVTANTRADGRALLRLAAEVPIRTHVHSYPLAAANQALADLKHDRIRGAAVLETGI; translated from the coding sequence ATGCGGCTCGGGCGCGCGGCTCCGATCGAGACCGGGCCGCTCGTGCTCGCCGACCTCGAGCCGCCCGAGCCCGGCCCGGACGAGCTGCTCGTGCGGGTCGAGGTGTGCGGCGTCTGCCGCACCGACCTGCACGTCGTCGAGGGCGATCTCCCGGCGCGGCGCGCGAGCGTGACCCCGGGCCACCAGGCCGTCGGGAGGGTCGAGCGTCTGGGGCCGGGCGTCATGGCGCCCGGGGTCGGGGCGCGCGTCGGGGTCGCCTGGCTCCACCGTGCGTGCGGCGCCTGCCGCTTCTGCGCGCGCGGCGACGAGAACCTGTGCCTCGAGCCTCGCTTCACGGGCTGGGACGTGGACGGGGGCTACGCCGAGCTCGTGGTCGCCCCCGCGGCCTTCGTCTACGAGCTGCCCGAGACGCTACCGGCTGCGCAGGCAGCTCCGCTCCTGTGCGCGGGCATCATCGGCTACCGCGCATTCCGGCGCTCCCGGGCGGGACCGGGCGCGCGCCTCGGGCTCTTCGGCTTCGGCGCGTCGGCGCACATCACGATCCAGGTGGCGCGCCATGCCGGCTGCGAGGTGTACGTCTTCAGCCGCGGCGGCCCCGACGACCCGCGGGCGGCGCTCGCCCGCCAGCTCGGGGCGAGCTGGGTCGGCGACTCCTTCGCCGCGCCCCCGGCGCCGCTCGACGCCGCGATCCTGTTCGCGCCGGCCGGCGGGCTCGTGCCGGCGGCGCTCGAGCGGCTCGATCGCGGTGGCACCCTGGCGGTCGCCGGGATCCATCTCTCCGACGTCCCCGTGCTCGACTACCAGCGGCACCTCTTCCAGGAGCGCACGCTCACCTCCGTCACCGCCAACACGCGCGCCGACGGCCGCGCCCTGCTGCGCCTCGCCGCCGAGGTCCCGATCCGCACCCACGTGCACAGCTACCCGCTCGCGGCCGCGAACCAGGCGCTGGCAGACCTGAAGCACGATCGCATCCGCGGCGCCGCCGTCCTCGAAACGGGGATCTGA
- a CDS encoding right-handed parallel beta-helix repeat-containing protein, whose amino-acid sequence MPNTTAARTLPLFTALVLATAASGDTFDVGPGQPLAAIGDVRWDLLEPGDLVRIHWRAEPYREKWVIGRSGTAEAPIVVRGVAGPNGERPVVSGDGATTPAPLDFTNEQRGLLKIGTSNVPPETLPEYLVVEGIEFRSAHPAYGFTNDAGSAQSYAANAAAIYVERAAHLVIRDCVLTDSGNGLFVGAYDGDTRDIRIEGSHIFGNGNDGSTYEHNTYTAAIGIVYEGNRFGPLRAGAGGNNLKDRSAGLVVRYNWIEGGNRQLDLVDGEDTPAIPAHPSYARTFVYGNVLIEPDGAGNSQIAHYGGDSGDEASYRKGVLHFFHNTVVSQRSGNTTLLRLSTDDETADVRDNLLYVTAAGSRLALLDGSGTLLLSHTWTKPGWVESHSGGADVVDAGGNRTGSDPGFRDFAAQDFRLLPGAGPADAGAALHPEALPEHAVARQYEKHQSTAARVDAGAPDLGAFAVVPEPGASCAGAAALTLAALARRRARRPS is encoded by the coding sequence ATGCCGAACACGACCGCTGCCCGAACCCTGCCCCTCTTCACGGCCCTGGTCCTCGCCACCGCGGCCTCGGGCGACACCTTCGACGTCGGCCCCGGCCAGCCGCTCGCCGCGATCGGCGACGTGCGCTGGGACCTCCTCGAGCCCGGCGACCTCGTGCGCATCCACTGGCGCGCCGAGCCGTACCGGGAGAAGTGGGTGATCGGCCGCAGCGGCACCGCGGAGGCGCCGATCGTCGTGCGCGGGGTCGCGGGCCCGAACGGCGAGCGGCCGGTGGTCTCGGGCGACGGCGCCACGACCCCGGCACCCCTGGACTTCACGAACGAGCAGCGCGGCCTGCTCAAGATCGGCACCTCGAACGTCCCTCCCGAGACGCTGCCCGAGTACCTCGTGGTCGAGGGGATCGAGTTCCGCTCGGCGCACCCCGCCTACGGGTTCACGAACGACGCGGGCAGCGCCCAGAGCTACGCGGCCAACGCGGCGGCGATCTACGTCGAGCGCGCCGCGCACCTCGTGATCCGCGACTGCGTGCTCACCGACTCCGGCAACGGCCTCTTCGTCGGCGCCTACGACGGGGACACGCGCGACATCCGGATCGAGGGCAGCCACATCTTCGGCAACGGCAACGACGGCAGCACCTACGAGCACAACACCTACACCGCGGCGATCGGGATCGTCTACGAGGGCAACCGCTTCGGCCCGCTGCGCGCGGGAGCGGGCGGCAACAACCTGAAGGACCGCTCGGCGGGCCTCGTGGTCCGCTACAACTGGATCGAGGGCGGCAACCGCCAGCTCGACCTGGTGGACGGCGAGGACACCCCGGCGATCCCCGCTCATCCCTCCTACGCGCGGACCTTCGTGTACGGCAACGTGCTGATCGAGCCCGACGGCGCCGGCAACAGCCAGATCGCCCACTACGGCGGCGACAGCGGCGACGAGGCGTCCTACCGCAAGGGCGTGCTGCACTTCTTCCACAACACGGTGGTGTCGCAGCGCAGCGGCAACACCACGCTCCTGCGGCTCTCGACCGACGACGAGACCGCGGACGTGCGTGACAACCTGCTCTACGTGACGGCCGCGGGCTCGCGGCTCGCGCTGCTCGACGGGAGCGGGACGCTGCTCCTCTCCCACACCTGGACGAAGCCCGGCTGGGTCGAGAGCCACTCCGGCGGCGCCGACGTCGTCGACGCCGGCGGCAACCGGACGGGCAGCGATCCCGGCTTCCGCGACTTCGCCGCGCAGGACTTCCGCCTCCTGCCGGGCGCGGGCCCCGCCGACGCCGGCGCCGCCCTGCACCCCGAGGCGCTTCCGGAGCACGCCGTCGCGCGCCAGTACGAGAAGCACCAGTCGACGGCGGCGCGGGTGGACGCGGGAGCGCCGGACCTCGGCGCCTTCGCCGTGGTGCCCGAGCCGGGCGCGTCCTGCGCGGGCGCTGCCGCGCTCACCCTCGCGGCCCTGGCCCGCCGCCGAGCCCGTCGCCCCAGCTAG
- a CDS encoding CbbQ/NirQ/NorQ/GpvN family protein, whose product MSSSLHRVEHAGAEPYYLPAGDEIALFEAAHAHRLPVLLKGPTGCGKTRFVRHMAWRLGRPVVTVACHDDLSASDLTGRWLVRGGETVWQDGPLTAAARTGAICYLDEVVEARPDTIVAIHPLGDDRRILPIEKTGEVVEAHPSFQLVVSYNPGYQSLAKDLKPSTRQRFVALELDFPPPEREAEIVRHESGVDAATARELVRLGGRVRRLREQGLVEGASTRLLVHAARLVERGVDPRRACEVAVAAPLSEDPDLRAGIAELIRATWAGRE is encoded by the coding sequence GTGTCGTCTAGCCTGCACCGGGTCGAACACGCCGGAGCGGAGCCCTACTACCTTCCGGCGGGCGACGAGATCGCGCTCTTCGAGGCGGCCCATGCCCACCGGCTCCCGGTGCTCCTGAAGGGACCGACCGGCTGCGGCAAGACGCGCTTCGTCCGCCACATGGCGTGGCGGCTCGGACGCCCGGTCGTCACCGTCGCCTGCCACGACGACCTCTCCGCGAGCGACCTGACCGGCCGCTGGCTCGTACGGGGCGGCGAGACCGTCTGGCAGGACGGCCCGCTCACCGCGGCCGCCCGGACGGGGGCGATCTGCTACCTCGACGAGGTGGTGGAGGCACGTCCGGACACGATCGTGGCGATCCACCCGCTCGGCGACGATCGCCGCATCCTGCCGATCGAGAAGACCGGCGAGGTCGTCGAGGCGCATCCCTCCTTCCAGCTCGTGGTCTCCTACAACCCCGGCTACCAGAGCCTCGCCAAGGACCTGAAGCCCTCCACCCGCCAGCGCTTCGTGGCGCTCGAGCTCGACTTCCCGCCGCCCGAGCGCGAGGCCGAGATCGTCCGACACGAGTCGGGCGTCGACGCCGCCACCGCCCGCGAGCTGGTGCGGCTCGGCGGGCGCGTGCGGCGGCTGCGCGAGCAGGGCCTCGTCGAGGGCGCGAGCACACGCCTCCTGGTGCACGCGGCGCGCCTGGTCGAACGGGGCGTCGACCCGCGGCGCGCCTGCGAGGTGGCCGTGGCGGCTCCGCTCTCCGAGGATCCGGACCTGCGGGCCGGCATCGCCGAGCTGATCCGAGCCACCTGGGCCGGCCGCGAGTAG
- a CDS encoding YncE family protein, with protein sequence MASRPSRGRFARRLLWLPCAALGALASLGADCGSTTHELPGHLDFTSPQANPITLSADGNTLYVANTTSNTVSVIPTASPNLLATVEVGVEPVGVALKPDGNQLWVTNHVSDSVSVVDVNPASPSYLTVIQTIQDIDSNGVSQFDEPVGIAFASNSKAYVALSSRNDIAVVDATTYKVTKRIRITAQEPRAIAVRGGKLYVAAFESSNQTELSVCPEVPPGPSGSQCTLDANDIVTFVVTSPNIPGEPVEIVADPDVPDRDLFVFDTSNESEFDVVTGVGTLLYGLAVDGNGNAFVSGTEARNDVNGQTGTNLIDLDNRMFFNQVTRVSCGGGSCGTPAVFDLEAAAPPPAFPADGTQLATPYGIAISNDNSTVVGVAMGSSRLFTMNASTGAVIGRFDLSHGVPAAFGQQIPKGIALRSSPGGAPQTAYVLNTLENTVSVVNVSNPAVPVAMSKIPVGADPTPAAVRRGRIAFANAFASSSGTFSCESCHPDSHTDQLLWRIGGACFFGACTGDAEVRSTMPIRGLRNTLPLHWDGTLGDPFGGSNGAVGGGGNGGSDCVLGDSDGDHDCFVDLANESLAGVMCDQTGGCDVGPSGSPGELSVQERDDMAHFLAAAVYPPPRSRRIDDTMSGQAVDGFGDFFVDAAAGFPGDAGDVLGVVTCADMDSGCHALPLGADTNSSTLAGFDAPTMRGMTDRFVNFSVGITTSEESLVFGSEPQTLSLQGVTLNYPGPASSRFTWDPARGYEEETSFQAAFVIFQPVYGSGAEPMFQMFEEASVGYSGALGKQVQLNQQTTAAGPTLAATLDVLDALEAADERGSANLRGVGRRNGAAVTLSYRAATNDYRNGDDSLIRTQGQLVSEAQAGTLNLMLTAALSAHFGSDAYRQPLLSLTTTANGTSGTNPAIPFLPGADPMQLVGIDVRSDATIFIDGAPVAGTISCVGGSFTPYCSSQQITIDLANASLSNGLHLLQVQNPMSLLSVELPVCSGAISNCR encoded by the coding sequence ATGGCTTCCCGTCCGTCCCGAGGCAGGTTCGCGCGCAGGCTCCTGTGGCTCCCCTGCGCCGCCCTCGGCGCGCTGGCATCGCTCGGCGCCGACTGCGGCAGCACCACCCACGAGCTGCCGGGCCACCTCGACTTCACGAGCCCGCAGGCCAACCCGATCACGTTGTCGGCCGACGGCAACACGCTCTACGTGGCCAACACCACGAGCAACACGGTGAGCGTGATCCCGACCGCGAGCCCGAACCTCCTCGCGACGGTGGAGGTGGGCGTCGAGCCGGTCGGCGTCGCGCTCAAACCCGACGGCAACCAGCTCTGGGTGACGAACCACGTGTCGGACTCGGTGAGCGTGGTGGACGTGAACCCGGCGAGCCCGTCCTATCTCACGGTGATCCAGACCATCCAGGACATCGACAGCAACGGCGTGTCGCAGTTCGACGAGCCGGTGGGCATCGCCTTCGCGAGCAACAGCAAGGCCTACGTCGCGCTCTCCTCGCGCAACGACATCGCGGTCGTCGACGCAACCACCTACAAGGTCACGAAGCGGATCCGGATCACCGCCCAGGAGCCGCGGGCGATCGCGGTGCGGGGCGGCAAGCTCTACGTCGCGGCCTTCGAGTCGTCGAACCAGACCGAGCTGTCGGTCTGCCCGGAGGTACCCCCCGGCCCCTCCGGCTCGCAGTGCACGCTCGACGCCAACGACATCGTGACCTTCGTCGTCACGAGCCCGAACATCCCGGGCGAGCCGGTCGAGATCGTGGCCGACCCCGACGTCCCGGATCGCGATCTCTTCGTCTTCGACACCAGCAACGAGTCCGAGTTCGACGTCGTGACGGGCGTCGGGACGCTGCTCTACGGCCTGGCCGTGGACGGCAACGGCAACGCGTTCGTGAGCGGGACCGAGGCGCGCAACGACGTGAACGGCCAGACCGGCACCAACCTGATCGACCTCGACAACCGGATGTTCTTCAACCAGGTGACGCGCGTCTCCTGCGGCGGCGGCAGCTGCGGTACGCCCGCGGTCTTCGACCTCGAGGCCGCCGCGCCGCCGCCCGCCTTCCCGGCCGACGGCACCCAGCTCGCGACGCCCTACGGGATCGCGATCAGCAACGACAACTCGACGGTGGTCGGAGTCGCGATGGGCAGCAGCCGGCTGTTCACGATGAACGCGAGCACCGGCGCCGTGATCGGCCGCTTCGACCTGAGCCACGGCGTGCCGGCGGCCTTCGGCCAGCAGATCCCGAAGGGCATCGCGCTCCGCTCGAGCCCCGGCGGGGCGCCCCAGACCGCCTACGTGCTCAACACGCTCGAGAACACCGTCTCGGTCGTGAACGTCTCCAACCCGGCCGTGCCGGTTGCGATGTCGAAGATCCCCGTCGGGGCGGATCCCACGCCCGCCGCGGTCCGTCGCGGGCGGATCGCCTTCGCCAACGCCTTCGCCTCCTCGAGCGGCACCTTCTCCTGCGAGAGCTGCCACCCCGACTCGCACACCGACCAGCTCCTGTGGCGGATCGGCGGCGCCTGCTTCTTCGGCGCCTGCACCGGCGACGCCGAGGTGCGTTCGACGATGCCGATCCGGGGGCTGCGCAACACCCTGCCGCTGCACTGGGACGGCACGCTCGGCGATCCCTTCGGCGGCTCGAACGGCGCCGTGGGGGGCGGCGGCAACGGCGGCAGCGACTGCGTGCTCGGCGACAGCGACGGCGACCACGACTGCTTCGTGGATCTCGCCAACGAGAGCCTCGCAGGCGTGATGTGCGACCAGACCGGCGGCTGCGACGTCGGACCGTCGGGGAGCCCCGGGGAGCTGAGCGTCCAGGAGCGCGACGACATGGCGCACTTCCTCGCCGCGGCGGTGTACCCGCCGCCGCGCTCGCGCCGGATCGACGACACGATGAGCGGTCAGGCCGTGGACGGCTTCGGGGACTTCTTCGTCGACGCCGCGGCCGGCTTCCCCGGCGACGCCGGTGACGTGCTCGGCGTCGTGACCTGCGCCGACATGGACTCGGGCTGCCACGCCCTGCCGCTCGGGGCCGACACCAACTCGTCCACCCTGGCCGGCTTCGACGCACCGACGATGCGCGGCATGACCGACCGCTTCGTCAACTTCTCGGTCGGCATCACGACCTCGGAGGAGTCGCTGGTCTTCGGATCCGAACCCCAGACCCTCAGCCTGCAGGGCGTCACCCTGAACTATCCCGGCCCGGCAAGCTCGCGCTTCACCTGGGATCCGGCCCGGGGCTACGAGGAGGAGACCAGCTTCCAGGCCGCCTTCGTGATCTTCCAGCCCGTCTACGGAAGCGGCGCCGAGCCGATGTTCCAGATGTTCGAGGAGGCGAGCGTCGGGTACTCGGGAGCGCTCGGGAAGCAGGTGCAGCTCAACCAGCAGACCACGGCCGCCGGGCCCACGCTCGCCGCGACGCTCGACGTGCTCGATGCGCTCGAGGCCGCCGACGAGCGCGGCTCGGCGAACCTACGCGGCGTCGGCCGCCGCAACGGCGCTGCGGTCACGCTCAGCTATCGCGCCGCCACCAACGACTACCGCAACGGCGACGACAGCCTGATCCGCACCCAGGGGCAGCTCGTCTCCGAGGCCCAGGCAGGCACGCTGAACCTGATGCTGACGGCGGCGCTCTCGGCCCACTTCGGCAGCGACGCCTATCGCCAGCCGCTGCTCTCGCTGACCACCACCGCCAACGGGACGAGCGGGACGAACCCGGCGATCCCGTTCCTGCCGGGTGCCGACCCGATGCAGCTCGTCGGCATCGACGTGCGGAGCGACGCCACGATCTTCATCGACGGCGCGCCGGTGGCGGGCACGATCAGCTGCGTGGGCGGGAGCTTCACGCCCTACTGCAGCAGCCAGCAGATCACGATCGACCTCGCCAACGCGAGCCTGTCGAACGGCCTGCACCTGCTCCAGGTGCAGAACCCGATGTCGCTGCTCAGCGTCGAGCTGCCGGTCTGCTCGGGGGCGATCTCGAACTGCCGCTGA
- a CDS encoding TRAM domain-containing protein: MTGPPAVELVIESLAAGGDGVGRAPDGRVVFVPLAAPGDRVRVRLVEERPRFARGEIEALLAPGPGRVEPRCPVFGVCGGCAWQHLAYAAQVEAKHAIVRAAFERIAGLAELPPLGFTPSPAPYGYRGRARVRVERGAVGFRRRRSHALCAVTGCPLLAPPLGAALAALAAAPPKPAGDWELALGEGGAVRAAPLAARPGALAGERLALRAGSERLELSPGVFAQANALLLDALAGAVLGAAGAGASALELYAGAGFFTLGLARRFERVVALESDPAAARDLARNAAAAAGGGPRRVRVVEARVEPWLAAGEALALAPEVVVLDPPRGGVGPAAAEALARLSARRLVHLSCDPATLARDVAVLAERGWRLASLHGFDLFPQTPHVETLAVLVPPGATLASSPAPP, translated from the coding sequence GTGACCGGGCCGCCCGCCGTCGAGCTCGTGATCGAGTCGCTGGCGGCCGGCGGCGACGGGGTCGGTCGCGCGCCGGACGGGCGCGTCGTGTTCGTGCCGCTCGCCGCGCCCGGCGATCGCGTGCGGGTGCGTCTCGTCGAGGAAAGGCCCCGCTTCGCGCGCGGCGAGATCGAGGCGCTGCTCGCGCCCGGGCCCGGGCGCGTCGAGCCGCGCTGCCCCGTGTTCGGGGTCTGCGGCGGCTGCGCGTGGCAGCACCTCGCCTACGCGGCGCAGGTCGAGGCGAAGCACGCGATCGTGCGCGCCGCGTTCGAGCGCATCGCCGGCCTCGCGGAGCTGCCGCCGCTCGGCTTCACCCCCTCGCCGGCGCCCTACGGATACCGCGGGCGGGCGCGGGTCCGCGTCGAGCGCGGCGCGGTCGGGTTCCGGCGCCGGCGCTCGCACGCGCTGTGCGCCGTCACGGGCTGTCCGCTGCTCGCGCCGCCGCTCGGCGCGGCGCTCGCCGCGCTGGCCGCGGCGCCGCCGAAGCCGGCCGGGGACTGGGAGCTCGCGCTCGGCGAGGGCGGCGCCGTGCGCGCGGCGCCGCTCGCCGCTCGCCCCGGAGCCCTGGCCGGCGAGCGCCTCGCGCTGCGCGCCGGAAGCGAGCGCCTCGAGCTCTCGCCGGGCGTCTTCGCGCAGGCCAACGCGCTCCTCCTCGACGCGCTCGCGGGAGCGGTGCTCGGCGCCGCGGGCGCGGGGGCTTCGGCGCTCGAGCTCTACGCGGGGGCCGGCTTCTTCACCCTCGGGCTCGCCCGCCGCTTCGAGCGCGTCGTCGCGCTGGAGTCGGATCCGGCGGCGGCGCGCGACCTCGCGCGCAACGCCGCGGCCGCGGCCGGCGGCGGCCCGCGGCGCGTGCGCGTCGTCGAGGCCCGGGTCGAGCCGTGGCTCGCGGCCGGTGAGGCGCTCGCCCTCGCACCCGAGGTCGTGGTCCTCGATCCGCCGCGGGGCGGGGTCGGACCTGCCGCCGCCGAGGCCCTCGCCCGGCTTTCGGCCCGCCGGCTCGTGCACCTTTCCTGCGACCCCGCAACCCTCGCCCGCGACGTGGCCGTCCTCGCCGAGCGCGGCTGGCGGCTCGCCTCGCTGCACGGCTTCGATCTCTTTCCGCAGACGCCGCACGTCGAGACCTTGGCGGTCCTCGTGCCCCCAGGTGCTACGCTGGCCTCGTCTCCTGCCCCTCCGTAG
- a CDS encoding cbb3-type cytochrome c oxidase subunit I, which produces MSFTTQRIAYAYFLAAVVLFVLQVTFGLLTLAKYLGPDPLLHVMHFATSKEIHTNLLLVWCLTGFMGATYYIVPEESRTEIWSPRLAYAQLALWLAIGVVTVVGYLFGITEGRKLLEMPFPLKLGVVVVMGMFLLNILMTVRKAGRWTTTEAVLIGGLASTALLFVPALIHFDHYTLDRYYRWWVVHLWVEGVWMLILAAILAYLLIRLSGADREVMEKWLYVIVGLTFISGILGTGHHYYWIGVPGYWLWVGGFFGALEPLALFAMAAYAYNTFRRSGVEHPNAIALHWTVGSAIFSAIGAGILGLSHTWPQVNRWTHGTHVTTMHGHMAFFGAYAMINLAIFSYALPYLTGRSEEEAQTRLGLWAFWLMVGGMFGMTMALAAAGISQTYLERILGFGYLETQQLIQVHYLMWLGTGVIFAAGAGCFLWNFVSAGLPRPVAAERPASLARSSVV; this is translated from the coding sequence ATGAGCTTCACGACCCAGCGCATCGCCTATGCCTACTTCCTGGCCGCCGTCGTGCTGTTCGTCCTCCAGGTGACCTTCGGCCTGCTGACCCTCGCCAAGTACCTGGGGCCCGATCCGCTCCTCCACGTGATGCACTTCGCCACCAGCAAGGAGATCCACACCAACCTGCTCCTGGTCTGGTGCCTCACCGGCTTCATGGGCGCCACCTACTACATCGTGCCCGAGGAGTCGCGCACCGAGATCTGGAGCCCGCGGCTCGCCTACGCGCAGCTCGCCCTCTGGCTCGCGATCGGGGTGGTGACGGTGGTCGGCTACCTGTTCGGCATCACCGAGGGCCGCAAGCTCCTCGAGATGCCGTTCCCGCTGAAGCTCGGCGTGGTGGTCGTGATGGGGATGTTCCTGCTCAACATCCTGATGACGGTCCGCAAGGCCGGCCGCTGGACCACGACGGAGGCCGTGCTGATCGGGGGGCTCGCCTCGACGGCGTTGCTCTTCGTTCCGGCCCTGATCCACTTCGACCACTACACGCTCGACCGCTACTACCGCTGGTGGGTGGTGCACCTGTGGGTCGAGGGCGTCTGGATGCTGATCCTGGCGGCCATCCTCGCCTATCTCCTGATCCGGCTCTCGGGTGCCGACCGCGAGGTGATGGAGAAGTGGCTCTACGTGATCGTCGGGCTCACCTTCATCTCCGGGATCCTGGGCACCGGGCACCACTACTACTGGATCGGCGTGCCGGGGTACTGGCTGTGGGTCGGCGGCTTCTTCGGCGCGCTCGAGCCCCTCGCCCTGTTCGCGATGGCGGCCTACGCCTACAACACCTTCCGCCGCAGCGGCGTCGAGCACCCGAACGCCATTGCGCTGCACTGGACGGTCGGCTCGGCGATCTTCTCGGCGATCGGCGCCGGGATCCTGGGCCTGTCGCACACCTGGCCGCAGGTGAATCGATGGACGCACGGGACCCACGTCACCACGATGCACGGCCACATGGCCTTCTTCGGCGCCTACGCGATGATCAACCTGGCGATCTTCAGCTACGCCCTCCCGTACCTCACCGGCCGCAGCGAGGAGGAGGCCCAGACCCGGCTCGGGCTGTGGGCCTTCTGGCTGATGGTGGGCGGCATGTTCGGGATGACGATGGCGCTGGCGGCTGCCGGGATCTCGCAGACCTACCTCGAGCGGATCCTGGGCTTCGGCTACCTCGAGACCCAGCAGCTGATCCAGGTGCACTACCTGATGTGGCTCGGGACCGGCGTGATCTTCGCCGCCGGCGCCGGCTGCTTCCTGTGGAACTTCGTCTCCGCGGGCCTGCCGCGCCCCGTCGCGGCCGAGCGGCCGGCCAGTCTGGCCCGGTCCAGTGTCGTCTAG
- a CDS encoding methylmalonyl-CoA carboxyltransferase, translating into MTWKPELEELARRAERAREMGGAERVARARAAGRLTVRERIARLLDPGSFHETGVLAGRAEYGEDGKLRSFTPSNFVCGRGRIEGRPVVVGGDDFTVRGGAADGAIGNKMGWAEKAARDLRLPLVRLVDGTGGGGSVKTNATLRRSYVPYIPDFDVSVELLATVPVAAAALGPVAGLGAARVAASHFSVMVRGTSQVFVAGPPVVRRALGREVTKEELGGAALQRGSGAVDNEALSEDEALAQIRRFLSYLPSSVYELPPRTEASDDPDRREEALLSIVPRERRRPHDVRRLVELVADRGSLFEMGRHFGRPLVTALARLDGIPVGVLANDPRQKGAAMDADAAAKLTRFVDLCDTFHLPVVNFVDNPGFEIGVESERRGTIRHGVRALFAVYQASVPWCSVLVRRCFGVAGAGHGAHHRLNLRYAWPSAEWGSLPIEGGVEAAYRRQLEAAPDPEALRAELEARLASLRSPLLTAEAFGIEEIIDPRDTRPLLVEWARQAWQLLPGRLGSRARTTRP; encoded by the coding sequence ATGACCTGGAAGCCCGAGCTGGAGGAGCTCGCGCGGCGCGCCGAGCGGGCCCGCGAGATGGGTGGCGCCGAGCGGGTCGCGCGCGCCCGGGCGGCGGGCCGGCTCACGGTGCGCGAGCGCATCGCGCGGCTCCTCGACCCCGGGAGCTTCCACGAGACCGGGGTCCTCGCCGGCCGCGCCGAGTACGGCGAGGACGGGAAGCTCCGCTCGTTCACGCCCTCCAACTTCGTGTGCGGGCGCGGTCGCATCGAGGGGCGCCCGGTCGTGGTCGGCGGCGACGACTTCACGGTGCGCGGCGGCGCCGCCGACGGGGCGATCGGCAACAAGATGGGCTGGGCGGAGAAGGCGGCGCGCGACCTGCGCCTGCCGCTCGTGCGGCTCGTCGACGGGACGGGCGGCGGGGGCTCGGTCAAGACCAACGCGACCTTGCGCCGCTCCTATGTGCCCTACATCCCCGACTTCGACGTGTCGGTCGAGCTGCTCGCGACCGTTCCCGTCGCGGCGGCGGCGCTCGGGCCGGTGGCAGGACTCGGCGCGGCACGCGTGGCGGCGTCGCACTTCTCGGTCATGGTGCGGGGCACGAGCCAGGTGTTCGTGGCGGGTCCGCCGGTGGTGCGGCGAGCGCTCGGGCGCGAGGTGACGAAGGAGGAGCTCGGCGGCGCCGCGCTGCAGCGCGGCAGCGGCGCGGTCGACAACGAGGCCCTGAGCGAGGACGAGGCGCTCGCCCAGATCCGCCGCTTCCTCTCCTACCTGCCCTCCTCCGTCTACGAGCTGCCGCCCCGCACGGAGGCCAGCGACGATCCCGATCGGCGCGAGGAGGCCCTGCTCTCGATCGTGCCGCGCGAGCGGCGCCGCCCGCACGACGTGCGCCGGCTCGTCGAGCTGGTCGCCGACCGCGGCTCGCTCTTCGAGATGGGCCGCCACTTCGGGCGCCCGCTCGTGACGGCGCTCGCGCGGCTCGACGGGATCCCGGTCGGGGTCCTCGCCAACGACCCGCGCCAGAAGGGCGCCGCGATGGACGCCGACGCCGCGGCAAAGCTCACCCGCTTCGTGGACCTGTGCGACACCTTCCACCTGCCGGTCGTGAACTTCGTCGACAACCCGGGCTTCGAGATCGGGGTCGAGAGCGAGCGGCGCGGGACGATCCGCCACGGCGTGCGCGCGCTCTTCGCGGTCTACCAGGCGAGCGTGCCCTGGTGCTCGGTGCTGGTGCGACGCTGCTTCGGCGTGGCCGGCGCCGGGCACGGCGCCCACCACCGGCTGAACCTCCGCTACGCCTGGCCGAGCGCCGAGTGGGGCTCGCTGCCGATCGAGGGCGGGGTCGAGGCCGCGTACCGTCGCCAGCTCGAGGCCGCCCCGGACCCGGAGGCGCTGCGGGCCGAGCTCGAGGCCCGGCTCGCGTCGCTGCGCTCGCCGCTGCTCACGGCCGAGGCCTTCGGGATCGAGGAGATCATCGACCCGCGCGACACCCGGCCGCTCCTGGTCGAGTGGGCCCGCCAGGCCTGGCAGCTCCTGCCCGGCCGGCTCGGTTCCAGGGCCCGAACGACCCGCCCCTGA